One region of Mangifera indica cultivar Alphonso chromosome 3, CATAS_Mindica_2.1, whole genome shotgun sequence genomic DNA includes:
- the LOC123210395 gene encoding uncharacterized protein LOC123210395 produces MAGGNPWIRPEVFPLFAAVGVAVGMCGFQLVRNICINPEVRVNKENRTAGVLENFAEGEKYSEHFLRKFVRTRAPEIMPTINSFFADPK; encoded by the exons ATGGCTGGAGGGAACCCATGGATAAGGCCCGAG GTGTTTCCACTGTTCGCGGCCGTTGGTGTTGCCGTTGGGATGTGCGGGTTTCAGCTCGTCCGCAATATCTGCATCAACCCTGAAGTCAG GGTGAACAAGGAGAACAGGACTGCCGGGGTTTTAGAGAACTTTGCGGAGGGAGAAAAGTATTCTGAGCACTTCCTGAGAAAATTTGTCCGCACCAGGGCCCCAGAAATTATGCCAACAATCAACAGCTTCTTTGCTGACCCTAAGTGA
- the LOC123210392 gene encoding TRAF3-interacting protein 1-like has protein sequence MEEEKAAAYYDELTRKGQGAARFKQGLGFSSSSPTQNDDVFTKQTPSSSSSFLSNFVKASSPTTTSNLEKQAQLQSIQNKLKKKPDEGKQTQSRDSRDPERDRRDRDRKRDHRDRDRERDSRDRDRDYTDRDKDRDRDYRGRDRDRDRDYRDRNREKERERDYRDKDRDRDRERDYRDRGRDRNEDREKRKRRSVSPRDRRREERNDKVDYSRLIEGYDKMIPAERVKAKMKLQLAETAEKDETKGMGTGWERFEFNKDAPLDDEEVEAADDDAALVKHIGQTFRFSAIEARREEQIKAAHDEAMFGASAVPPCITSESEPEVDDSEKKNNESGNATSLFSEKVLSKQQGSWRDRARKL, from the exons ATGGAGGAAGAAAAAGCGGCAGCTTACTACGACGAGTTGACTCGGAAAGGGCAGGGAGCCGCTCGATTTAAGCAAGGTCTTGGTTTCTCCTCTTCTTCCCCTACCCAAAATGACGACGTTTTCACTAAACAAACcccctcttcttcttcatcatttctTAGCAACTTCGTAAAAGCTTCGAGTCCAACCACAACCTCCAATCTCGAGAAACAAGCTCAACTCCAGTCCATCCAAAACAAGCTCAAGAAGAAACCCGATGAGGGAAAACAGACCCAATCTAGGGACAGCAGAGACCCAGAGAGGGATCGTAGGGACAGAGACAGAAAGAGAGATCATAGAGATAGAGACAGGGAGAGAGATTCTAGAGACAGAGATAGGGATTATACAGACAGAGACAAAGATAGAGATAGAGATTATAGAGGCAGAGACAGAGATAGAGATAGGGATTATAGAGATAGaaacagagagaaagagagggagAGGGATTATAGAGACAAAGATAGAGACCGAGACAGAGAGAGGGATTACAGAGATAGAGGCAGAGACAGAAACGAGGACAgagagaagaggaagagaaggaGTGTGTCGCCGCGAGATAGGAGAAGGGAAGAGAGGAATGATAAAGTTGATTATTCGAGGTTAATTGAAGGCTATGACAAGATG ATACCGGCTGAAAGAGTTAAAGCAAAGATGAAACTTCAGCTTGCTGAAACTG CTGAAAAGGATGAAACTAAGGGAATGGGCACCGGATGGGAGCGGTTTGAGTTCAATAAGGATGCCCCTCTTGATGATGAGGAAGTTGAAG CTGCAGATGATGATGCTGCCCTGGTCAAGCACATAGGGCAGACTTTCCGGTTTTCTGCTATTGAG GCTAGAAGAGAGGAACAAATAAAAGCTGCTCATGATGAAGCCATGTTTGGAGCATCAGCAGTTCCACCTTGCATTACCTCAGAGAGTGAGCCAGAGGTAGATGACAGTGAAAAGAAGAACAATGAAAGTGGCAATGCTACAAGCCTCTTTAGTGAGAAG GTTCTTTCAAAGCAACAAGGTTCTTGGCGTGATCGGGCTCGGAAACTTTAG